The Fusobacterium massiliense sequence AATGATATAGTTCTTTCAAAAATTTATAGACTTGGCTATTTAAGATATTGGAATTATAGAATGTCAGGAGGAAATCAATGAAGATAATAAATGGAGATAGTTTAAAGATTTTAAAAACATTAGATACAGAAAGCATAGATTGTATTGTAACATCTCCTCCATACTGGCAACTTAGAGATTATAATATTTCTGGCCAGATAGGATTAGAAGAAAATATTGAAGAATATATTGAAAAATTAATGCTTATAATGGATGAATTATATAGAGTTCTAAAAAAGTCAGGAACATTTTTTCTTAATATAGGTGATACTTATTCAAATGTTAATTCTAAATTTTCTAAAAGAAGCAATAAAAAAAGAGGCAAAGAAAATACATTTAAGGTTATTCCAAGAAAAACAAATATTCAAAGAAAATCAAAGATGATGATTCCTGAAAGGTTATGTATTAAGATGATTGACCAAGGATGGATTTTAAGAAATGAAATTATTTGGCATAAGCCAAATGTTCTCCCTGAGTCTTTGAACGATAGATTCACAAATGATTTTGAAAAAATATTTTTCTTTACAAAAAACCAAAAATACTATTTCAAGAAGCAGTATGAACCATATTCTGAAAAAACTTTAAATGGTTTCAAAGATGGAGTTATGCCTACAGGAAAGAAAAAAATGTTAGAAGCTGGAGAAAGTAAAACTGCTATGAAGAGAATAGATAAACCTTGGAAAACTATTTACAATGAGAATGGAAGAAATATGAGGACAGTTTGGAGCATCGCAACAAAAGGAATAAAAGAAGGACACTATGCTAGTTTTCCAGAAGAATTAGTAAAAAGGTGTCTTTTAGCTGGATGTCCTATTGATGGTATAGTATTGGATCCATTTCTTGGTTCAGGAACTACATTAAAAGTTGCAAAAAGTTTAAATCTAAATGGAGTTGGAGTAGAACTTAAAAAGGAATACATTGAAATAGCTGTTTCTAGGATTGGAGAAGGTCTATTTAATAAGATAGAGGTGGATTATGAAAGTTTTAATGTCAATAAAGCCTAAATTTGTAGAAGAAATATTTTCAGAAACTAAGACTTTTGAACTTAGAAAAAAGATTTTTAAAAGTTCCATAAATACTATTGTTATATATTCAAGTTCTCCAAAGAAAAAAGTTGTTGGAGAAATTATTATAGATAAAATAATTTCTTCTACTCCTAAACTTTTATGGAAATCTTATAAAAATAATTTAGGTATTTCAGAAAAAGAATATTTTAAATACTATAAAAATTCAAAAGTTGCTTATGCTATAAAAATAAAAAAAGTTATTAAATATAAAAAAGAACTAGAATTAAAAGATTTTGGAATAGAAAAAGCTCCACAATCTTACCAATATATTAAATAAAGGTGATAGAAATGACAGTACAAGAAATGAGAGCATCATTAGAAAAACAATTAGAGAAACTTCCATTTTTCATATCAACAAAGGACACTGCTGATTTTTTAGGAATTAGTAAAAGTAACCTTATAAAGAAAACTGAAACTGGAGAAATAAAATCTATAAGAAATGGAAAATTAATTAAAATACCGAAGGAATGCCTGATTGAATATGTTTTAAATGCAATGTAAGAAAATAGGATATTGACATTTTTTAATAGTTGACCGATAATTCTTTATCGGTAGCTATAAAAAAAAGATGAAGGAGGATTCTTGTATACATCAAGCTACACTAGGAAAAGAGGTAAATTTTACCATTTAGTTTTTGAATATATAAAAAATAAGAAAAAAACTGTAAAATCAAAATCATCTAAAACTGATAATGAAGAATTAGCTGAAGAAATGCTAAAAACTTTTGAAGAAGAATGTAGAAAGTTTTTTGGAATATCTGATGATAAAAAAGTAAATAGTAGAAAAAACATCTTAAAGAAAATTGACCAGGATGTAAATTTATTTGATAAAGAGATTAAATTCTGTAATTTCATTTTAGGATATGTAAAAATGAGATTTAAAACTATTGATGATGCAACCTACTCATCTTATTTATCAAATACAAAGATATCCATATTACCTTATTTTTTTAAAGAAAATAAGAAACTCAAGGATATAAATACATTTGACATTCAAAAGTATTATTTTCATGAATTAAATGTAAGAGGAGTTTCTGCTAATACAGTTATTCATTACCATAATCTTTTAAGTCTAACATTCAAGTATGCTCAAAAGATAGGAATAATAACCATTAATCCTATGTTGAATGTTGAAAAGCCTAAAAAGGTTAGGTATATTGCAAAAGTTTATAATCATGAACAAATAAAAGAAATGCTTGAAATATTAAAAAAAGAAGACAAAGTACTATATTTAGGAGTGGTTATAACTAGCTTCTTTGGTTTAAGAAGAAGCGAATTATTAGGTCTGAAATGGTCAGCAATAAATTTTGTAGATAATACAATAAGCATTGTCCATACTGTTACAGAAACTAATTTAGATGGTAAAAATATCTTAATAAAAAAAGATAAGACTAAGAGTACAGCTGGTTTAAGAAGTTTTGTTTTACCTGGTTCAATAAAAGAAATGCTCCTGGAGTTAAAAGAGGAACAAAAGAGAAATAAAGAAAGACTAGGTAAAGGATATTACACAAAAGATGAAGAATATGTTTATGTGAATGAAGGTGGGGAACTGCATAAACCAAAATTTTTAACAAATGGATTTAGAAAGTTCTTGGCAAAACATAATTTAACACATATTAGGTTTCATGATTTAAGACACAGTTGTGCTACAATATTGTGTGAAAGTAATGTTAATGTAAAAGACATTCAAATGTTTTTAGGACATAGCAGTGCTAAAACAACTATGGATATATATGTACATCAAATGAATAAAAGTAATTTATCAACAGTATCTATAATTAATGAAAAAATAGGTATTTGATAAACTTACTTAGTTAATCAAAATAAAAAAAGTTACCATTAAAAACAATGATAACCCACACAATTTGGTATTTTGGTTGACTTTTCACCCTGTCAAAACCTGTCAAAATAATTTTTAGAGTATCGCAACTACTCATAAAATCAAATGTTTATGGCGGTGAGAGAGGGATTTGAACCCTCGGTACCGTAATTGGTACTCTGACTTAGCAGGTCAGTGCATTAGGCCACTCTGCCATCTCACCGTGTCAAATCAATAAACTATATCTATGGCGGAAGGTTAGAGACTCGAACTCTAAAGTCTTACGACGCCGGTTTTCAAGACCGGTTCCTTACCAATTAGGATAACCTTCCATGCCGTAGATAATCATAACATAGTTTTAAATTTATGTCAAGTAAAATTATAGTGCAGCTTTAGCAGCTTCCACTAATTTTGTAAATTCAGCTGAATTGTTTAAAGCGATGTCAGCAAGAACTTTTCTATCAAGTATAATTCCAGCTTTTTTAAGACCATTCATTAAAACAGAATAGCTAACTCCATTTAATCTAGCAGCTGAGTTTATTCTTGTGATCCATAATTGTCTCATTCTTCTTTTATTAACTTTTCTATCTCTTGTTGAATAAGCCATTGCTTTTCTTGTAGCTTGTTTAGCTTGTTTAAAAGCGTCTCCTGATGCACCTCTAAATCCTTTAGCAGCTTTTAATACTCTTTTATGTCTTTTTCTTCTTATAATACCAGTTTTTACTCTCATTACTTTTCCCTCCTAAAAATGAATTAATTATCTTCCTTCTCCATATGGCAATAATCCTTGCATATGTCTCTTATAAGTTTCAGTAACCACAGCATCTTTCTTCAAGTTATTCTTTCTTTTTCTATCTTTCTTAGTTAAGATGTGACTTTTCCCTGAATGTTTTATAACAAATTTTCCAGTTCCAGTAACTTTAATTCTTTTTTTAGCTCCTCTATGAGTTTTCATTTTTGGCATATTTATTCCTCCTTGTTTTCTCAAATATTAAAATAACTTTTTATAAAATAATTACATTATTTTTTCTTAGGTGATAAGATTAAATGTTTTTGCTTATCAGCATATTTTTTTTCAACTTCAGCAGTTTCAGTAAATTTTTCTGCTATTTCATCAAGAGTATCTACTCCTAAAGAATTATTCATTTTTTCTCTACCAAATAGAACTAAAGTGACTTTTACTTTATTTTCTTTTTCAAGAAATTTTGTAACTTGATTAAGTTTTGTTTCTAGGTCATGGCTATCTATTCTAGCTGTGACTTTGATTTCTTTAACAACAATTTGTTTTTGATTTTTTTTAGCTTCTTTTAATTTTCTAGTTTGTTCATATTTATATTTATTGTAATCCATAATTTTACAAACTGGCGGAGTAGCTCCTGGAGCTATTTCGACTAAATCATATCCTTTAGATATAGCTAAATCTAAAGCTTGTTCTGCAGACATAATTCCAAGTTGTTCTCCATCAAAAGAAATTATTCTAAATTCTTTTCCTTTTATTTTGTCGTTTATCCTAGTTTTATCAGAAATAATACAACACCCCCATATAAAAAAATAAAACAGGCACTTACCTGTTTCTAAATAAAATTATATTAAAAATTTAAAGTAGTTATCTACTTTAAAATAAAATTATATAATAAATTATTTTAAACCCGCTGAAGATATAAAATCCATGAGGTGAGAAACAGGATAAGTTTCTACTTTAATATTAACTTTGCTCAATAAGTATACAGTAAATTTTAACAAAAGTCAAGTAAAAAAATATTAACTTATATATTTTTGTGAACAGGATGTGATATTGTCTTAAGTAGTAGAGTATGAATTTGTCTCAAAATTTAATATAATATTTTACTATTTAAATTGGAGTTTATTATGAAGAAAATTATATTAAATACTATATGAAGATAGAAAATAAGTTATCGAACAAAGTCTCTTGACAGCCCTATGAGTTCTACGAGCTCAATAAACCTAGGCTCTCCGAACTAATACGGACGTCAGAGACTAATTTTCATTATTTAATTTTATACTTTTCTATATAATAAAAAGTTCCTTAAATATCATTTGTGATTTATAAAAAACGATAAAAATATATTAAAAATAAAAATAAAATGTAAAAATTATAAAAAATAACTAAAAAAAGAAAAAAAGTAGTTGACAAAGTTTTTGAAAGATGATATGATTACCGATGTCAATATGACAAAGGACATTAACAACAGAATAGAGAAAAGACAAAAAGCAACCATAAATTTGGTGTAAACAAAAAAGCAAATGAGCTTTAAAAAAGATTGAACGAAGAGTTTGATCCTGGCTCAGGATGAACGCTGACAGAATGCTTAACACATGCAAGTCTACTTGAACTTCGGTTTGGGTGGCGGACGAGTGAGTAACGCGTAAAGAACTTGCCTCACAGTTTGGGACAACATTTGGAAACGAATGCTAATACCGAATATTATGATCGAATGGCATCATTTGATTATGAAAGCTATATGCGCTGTGAGAGAGCTTTGCGTCCCATTAGCTAGTTGGAGAGGTAACGGCTCACCAAGGCGATGATGGGTAGCCGGCCTGAGAGGGTGAACGGCCACAAGGGGACTGAGACACGGCCCTTACTCCTACGGGAGGCAGCAGTGGGGAATATTGGACAATGGACCAAAAGTCTGATCCAGCAATTCTGTGTGCACGATGAAGTTTTTCGGAATGTAAAGTGCTTTCAGTTGGGAAGAAGAAAGTGACGGTACCAACAGAAGAAGTGACGGCTAAATACGTGCCAGCAGCCGCGGTAATACGTATGTCACAAGCGTTATCCGGATTTATTGGGCGTAAAGCGCGTCTAGGCGGTTAATTAAGTCTGATGTGAAAATGCGGAGCTCAACTCCGTATTGCGTTGGAAACTGGTTAACTAGAGTACTGGAGAGGTAAGCGGAACTACAAGTGTAGAGGTGAAATTCGTAGATATTTGTAGGAATGCCGATGGGGAAGCCAGCTTACTGGACAGATACTGACGCTAAAGCGCGAAAGCGTGGGTAGCAAACAGGATTAGATACCCT is a genomic window containing:
- a CDS encoding DNA-methyltransferase, giving the protein MKIINGDSLKILKTLDTESIDCIVTSPPYWQLRDYNISGQIGLEENIEEYIEKLMLIMDELYRVLKKSGTFFLNIGDTYSNVNSKFSKRSNKKRGKENTFKVIPRKTNIQRKSKMMIPERLCIKMIDQGWILRNEIIWHKPNVLPESLNDRFTNDFEKIFFFTKNQKYYFKKQYEPYSEKTLNGFKDGVMPTGKKKMLEAGESKTAMKRIDKPWKTIYNENGRNMRTVWSIATKGIKEGHYASFPEELVKRCLLAGCPIDGIVLDPFLGSGTTLKVAKSLNLNGVGVELKKEYIEIAVSRIGEGLFNKIEVDYESFNVNKA
- a CDS encoding helix-turn-helix domain-containing protein, whose product is MTVQEMRASLEKQLEKLPFFISTKDTADFLGISKSNLIKKTETGEIKSIRNGKLIKIPKECLIEYVLNAM
- a CDS encoding tyrosine-type recombinase/integrase, whose protein sequence is MYTSSYTRKRGKFYHLVFEYIKNKKKTVKSKSSKTDNEELAEEMLKTFEEECRKFFGISDDKKVNSRKNILKKIDQDVNLFDKEIKFCNFILGYVKMRFKTIDDATYSSYLSNTKISILPYFFKENKKLKDINTFDIQKYYFHELNVRGVSANTVIHYHNLLSLTFKYAQKIGIITINPMLNVEKPKKVRYIAKVYNHEQIKEMLEILKKEDKVLYLGVVITSFFGLRRSELLGLKWSAINFVDNTISIVHTVTETNLDGKNILIKKDKTKSTAGLRSFVLPGSIKEMLLELKEEQKRNKERLGKGYYTKDEEYVYVNEGGELHKPKFLTNGFRKFLAKHNLTHIRFHDLRHSCATILCESNVNVKDIQMFLGHSSAKTTMDIYVHQMNKSNLSTVSIINEKIGI
- the rplT gene encoding 50S ribosomal protein L20; translated protein: MRVKTGIIRRKRHKRVLKAAKGFRGASGDAFKQAKQATRKAMAYSTRDRKVNKRRMRQLWITRINSAARLNGVSYSVLMNGLKKAGIILDRKVLADIALNNSAEFTKLVEAAKAAL
- the rpmI gene encoding 50S ribosomal protein L35; the encoded protein is MPKMKTHRGAKKRIKVTGTGKFVIKHSGKSHILTKKDRKRKNNLKKDAVVTETYKRHMQGLLPYGEGR
- the infC gene encoding translation initiation factor IF-3 is translated as MFYFFIWGCCIISDKTRINDKIKGKEFRIISFDGEQLGIMSAEQALDLAISKGYDLVEIAPGATPPVCKIMDYNKYKYEQTRKLKEAKKNQKQIVVKEIKVTARIDSHDLETKLNQVTKFLEKENKVKVTLVLFGREKMNNSLGVDTLDEIAEKFTETAEVEKKYADKQKHLILSPKKK